TGGCCATAGAATATTCTCCGATTATGTGTTCAAACGTACTCCACCAAGTAGGAGCCGGAGGTTCCGGGAATGTAAAATCTTTCTCTTCTCCGGGATGTGAAGCATTGTATTCATTCAAAGCCTCTAACAGCGTGGCTATATCAGAACTCCAGTTGGCATACGGATCATACAATTTCCCCAAAATGGTTACCATGAATGCATACTTGTCCTCGCTAAACTCCCCGACAACACTCGCATCCCATTGAGACGGCTGTGGATAACGATTACTTAATAGCACTTGATATTCATTCTTTTCCGTTGCTCCCAATTCCAATGAAGGATCGGAATTCTCCGTATCTAAAACAATACCAATCGTGTAGTTCACCCTAGCACCCGGATTCAACACGTACACTTCCACCGTGTCTTTCAATTGTCCGGCACGGAACACGTACGAAGGCTCAAACTCCAAGAAAGTTTTTGCCACTTCATCCGTACCTTCCGCCACCACCGCTTTCAACCGAAATTCCCGGTCATAATCCA
The window above is part of the Butyricimonas paravirosa genome. Proteins encoded here:
- a CDS encoding DUF4843 domain-containing protein produces the protein MRNIYVIISVLLFSLAACQEKEILGYSIERDGLQFDYDTNEMRVTVDFMQEYRIDTVWYSGVPGEGYYYTSRWYTGDSLLKKKIQLNLSMMGHAVDYDREFRLKAVVAEGTDEVAKTFLEFEPSYVFRAGQLKDTVEVYVLNPGARVNYTIGIVLDTENSDPSLELGATEKNEYQVLLSNRYPQPSQWDASVVGEFSEDKYAFMVTILGKLYDPYANWSSDIATLLEALNEYNASHPGEEKDFTFPEPPAPTWWSTFEHIIGEYSMAKNQFMQEALGYDYNYFGWWWIEDEAGMNQRLRDAYDEYNAEHPDDPLPFEQFPVI